The Streptococcus pantholopis genome has a segment encoding these proteins:
- the dusB gene encoding tRNA dihydrouridine synthase DusB, whose product MIKLKPSFKIGQVTIPRRTVLAPMAGVTNAAFRTIAKEFGAGLVVMEMVSDKGIQYNNTKTLHMLHIDEGEHPVSIQLFGNDGESLARAADFIQTNTKADLVDINMGCPVNKVVKNEAGAMWLKDPEKIYSVVTAVKSVLDIPLTVKMRTGWADPSLAVENALAAESAGAAALAMHGRTREQMYTGQCDHDTLAKVAKAIQRIPFIANGDIRSVQDAQFMIEEVGADAVMIGRGARSNPYIFTQINHYFETGEILPDLPFAEMLAIARDHLKRLVDLKGEEIAVREFRGLAPHYLRGTAGAAKIRGAVARAKTAAEVETIFAAI is encoded by the coding sequence ATGATAAAGCTTAAGCCCTCATTTAAGATTGGTCAGGTAACCATTCCCCGCCGCACTGTTCTGGCTCCTATGGCCGGTGTCACTAATGCTGCTTTTCGAACAATTGCTAAAGAATTTGGAGCAGGGCTGGTTGTTATGGAAATGGTCTCTGATAAAGGAATCCAGTATAACAACACCAAAACCCTGCACATGCTGCACATTGATGAAGGTGAACACCCTGTATCCATTCAGCTCTTTGGCAATGACGGAGAGAGCTTGGCCAGAGCCGCTGACTTCATTCAGACAAATACAAAAGCGGACCTTGTCGATATCAACATGGGCTGTCCGGTCAATAAGGTCGTCAAAAACGAAGCCGGTGCTATGTGGCTGAAAGACCCAGAAAAGATTTATTCCGTTGTCACAGCGGTCAAATCCGTTCTGGATATTCCCTTAACTGTCAAAATGCGGACGGGCTGGGCCGATCCCAGTTTGGCTGTCGAAAATGCCTTGGCAGCCGAAAGTGCAGGAGCTGCTGCTTTAGCCATGCATGGCCGTACACGTGAACAAATGTACACCGGCCAGTGCGACCATGACACACTGGCAAAAGTAGCTAAGGCCATTCAGCGCATTCCCTTTATTGCTAACGGTGATATCCGCTCCGTTCAGGATGCACAGTTCATGATCGAAGAAGTCGGTGCTGATGCTGTCATGATCGGCCGAGGTGCCCGCAGCAATCCTTATATTTTCACCCAAATCAATCATTACTTCGAAACCGGTGAAATTCTGCCGGATCTGCCTTTTGCAGAAATGCTGGCCATTGCCCGCGACCATCTCAAACGTTTGGTCGACCTCAAAGGCGAAGAAATTGCGGTTCGCGAATTCCGCGGCTTAGCACCTCACTATTTACGCGGCACCGCCGGCGCAGCCAAAATCAGAGGTGCGGTCGCCCGAGCCAAAACAGCAGCCGAAGTCGAAACAATTTTTGCCGCCATCTAA
- a CDS encoding alpha/beta fold hydrolase gives MINAKNKVVEFHGDSIHYITFGSGEKFLLLIPGLSTERIKGKAKQMAFFYRKFAKNYKVLIFDHPNTIERSYQIKDMAQEIAYCLNKLNIHKIDAVGVSQGGMIAQSLAINYPDLIEHLVLVATTARNNMKQNDVINNWIALADKGDAKALLSNMIDNVYSKQYLKKHKLIHVALKYMVKVKDLERFSILAESCLTFDVYEQLGDIKSKTLVIGATLDKVIPVEYSDELASRINCKKIIFKNSGHAIHQEISDFNKIILRFLLST, from the coding sequence ATGATTAATGCAAAAAATAAAGTAGTAGAGTTCCATGGAGACAGTATCCATTATATCACGTTTGGTTCTGGTGAAAAATTTCTTCTTTTAATACCCGGTCTTAGTACAGAGCGAATAAAAGGGAAAGCAAAACAAATGGCCTTTTTTTATAGGAAATTCGCTAAAAATTATAAAGTACTGATATTTGATCACCCAAACACTATTGAAAGAAGCTATCAAATAAAGGATATGGCCCAAGAGATTGCTTATTGTTTGAATAAATTAAATATACATAAGATTGATGCTGTAGGTGTTTCGCAAGGCGGTATGATAGCCCAGTCCCTAGCAATAAATTATCCAGATTTAATTGAACATCTTGTTTTGGTTGCAACAACTGCTAGAAATAATATGAAGCAAAATGATGTTATCAATAATTGGATAGCATTAGCAGATAAGGGAGATGCAAAAGCTTTATTATCAAATATGATTGACAATGTCTATTCAAAACAATATCTTAAAAAGCATAAGCTTATCCATGTTGCTCTAAAATATATGGTTAAGGTAAAAGATTTAGAGAGATTCAGTATTCTTGCAGAATCTTGTTTAACATTTGATGTTTATGAGCAATTAGGTGATATAAAATCAAAAACATTAGTCATTGGAGCAACGTTAGACAAGGTTATTCCAGTAGAATACTCCGATGAATTAGCGTCAAGAATTAATTGTAAAAAAATAATTTTTAAAAATTCAGGGCACGCTATTCATCAAGAAATCTCTGATTTTAATAAAATAATTTTAAGGTTCCTGCTCTCAACCTAA
- a CDS encoding CHAP domain-containing protein, with the protein MSYKRKLLALLTISGLILSEASGLTQVSSIIADDTPAETTTTTTTTTEEDTAEEEAATDPDTDADASEDDAGGAETDTAPSAEQAPGSDTTESTTTTTTTETTTSATTAAEKETAPSTNSGAAKTEKKSGSQSASDKASAAGKEAAANPLGGNPLSSFGLPFLSDSSEIADATTTNRAYVEHWTGDDAYTHNLLSHRYGITAEQLDGYLASTGVAYDKNRINGEKLLEWEEASGLDVRAIVAIAMAESSLGSAGVAALPGSNVFGYGAFDSNPENAANYNDDKAVRELTKVTIIQNKNTTFKRQDDKAKKLALGQLDTVADGGVYFTDTSGTGKKRAEIMEDLDEWIDKHGGTPEIPAELRNISGVTYAEIPAGYSISEAVNASGYIAASYPWGQCTWYVFNRAEELGYRFDAYMGNGGDWQHKSGYVTTHQPEVGYAVSFAPGQAGADGTYGHVAIVEEVKEDGSILISESNALGLGVISYRTFSAAQAKQLTYVVGQKD; encoded by the coding sequence ATGTCTTACAAGAGAAAATTATTAGCATTACTGACTATTTCAGGTTTGATTTTATCAGAAGCATCGGGCTTAACCCAAGTATCCTCTATTATTGCAGATGATACACCGGCAGAAACAACGACGACAACCACGACTACGACAGAAGAGGACACTGCTGAAGAAGAAGCTGCAACGGATCCTGATACGGACGCGGATGCTTCTGAAGACGATGCAGGTGGGGCTGAAACCGATACAGCGCCTTCCGCTGAGCAAGCCCCTGGATCCGATACAACGGAAAGCACAACCACGACGACTACGACAGAGACAACAACCTCAGCAACGACTGCTGCAGAAAAGGAAACGGCTCCTAGTACAAACTCCGGAGCTGCTAAAACAGAAAAAAAATCAGGCAGCCAGTCTGCCTCAGATAAAGCTTCCGCAGCCGGAAAAGAAGCGGCTGCCAATCCCTTGGGAGGCAATCCTTTATCCTCCTTTGGTCTGCCGTTTTTATCTGATAGCAGTGAGATTGCTGATGCTACAACTACTAATCGTGCATATGTAGAACATTGGACAGGCGATGATGCCTATACGCATAATTTGCTGTCGCACCGTTACGGGATTACCGCAGAGCAGCTGGACGGCTATCTGGCTTCGACAGGAGTCGCTTATGATAAGAACCGTATCAATGGTGAAAAGCTGCTGGAATGGGAAGAAGCCAGCGGACTGGATGTTCGCGCTATCGTTGCTATTGCTATGGCTGAAAGCTCTCTTGGCTCAGCAGGTGTTGCGGCTCTTCCTGGTTCAAATGTATTTGGCTATGGGGCTTTTGACAGTAATCCCGAGAATGCAGCTAACTACAATGATGATAAGGCTGTGCGTGAGCTGACTAAAGTCACAATTATCCAAAATAAAAACACAACATTTAAACGGCAGGATGATAAGGCTAAGAAACTCGCTTTAGGTCAGTTGGATACAGTTGCTGATGGCGGTGTTTACTTCACCGATACTTCCGGGACAGGGAAAAAACGTGCTGAAATCATGGAAGATCTAGACGAATGGATCGACAAACACGGCGGTACCCCTGAAATTCCAGCTGAACTGAGAAATATCTCCGGAGTGACTTATGCGGAAATTCCAGCCGGCTACAGTATTTCTGAAGCTGTTAATGCATCTGGCTATATCGCTGCAAGCTACCCTTGGGGCCAATGTACTTGGTATGTCTTTAACCGTGCTGAAGAATTGGGGTATCGGTTTGATGCCTATATGGGCAACGGAGGCGATTGGCAGCATAAGTCAGGCTATGTGACAACCCATCAGCCTGAAGTCGGCTATGCTGTTTCATTTGCGCCCGGTCAAGCCGGTGCTGACGGTACTTATGGCCATGTAGCTATTGTTGAAGAGGTTAAGGAAGATGGTTCAATCCTGATTTCTGAATCCAACGCTCTGGGTCTCGGAGTGATTTCCTACCGCACCTTCTCGGCTGCACAGGCGAAACAGCTGACCTATGTAGTTGGTCAGAAAGATTAA